The Glycine soja cultivar W05 chromosome 19, ASM419377v2, whole genome shotgun sequence genomic sequence AGAAATCTTATACTCTTCTAAATAAAAAGTGTAATGAATGTTAAGAAGTTGacagatgataaagataaatttCAGCAATTAGAAATGCAATGTTCTTTCCTCAAATTGCTCATATTTTGCTCATCTTTGACTTGACATATCTTTTCGTCGTTATCTCTTTACTTCTACTTGATACTTACATATTGTGATTTGGATTAAGGCTTatcttaaaatcattttattttcacattattatttttctttttggtttgttTGTCACAAGAgatctttctcttttccttttcttgcaCTTCAAAGTTCTCAGTTTTATGTACACTATTTATCAGCTGTTGGTAGTATTTTTTGTGGTCTTCATACTCTCATCACAAATAAATAGCAAGTACTGAGTAGTAGTGTAGTACTTTGCATCATTGTTGTTTTCATCTTGATTTTGGTTTACAACCTAATTAGTTATTTATGGATGATAACCGCTGGTTTATGCTAGGAGTTTGAGAAATTAGTGTGTATATGCAAGACTATTGTGTATAGCTTAGTGTATACATGTTCATATcaatagtttattattattattattatcccaTAGCATAATCGTATTTATCATGTTTCAATAGTGATGCtatatgataattatattggTCTGTTACATTGCAATGTTTCTTTGAACAGATGCAGAAATTTGAGAGAGAAATCAGAGAATCTAAATTTTCAGAGCTGATGAATAAACATTTTGCAGCAAGTTCAGTTCCTAAAGGGATTCATTGTCTGTCTTTGCGTTTGACTGATGAATATTCGTCAAATGCCCATGCACGCAAACAACTGCCTCCTCCAGAATTACTACCTACACTGTCTGACAACTCTTACCATCATTTTATTGTTTCAACGGATAACATCTTGGCTGCTTCGGTAGTTGTTACTTCTACTGTGCAGTCATCTCAGAAACCTGAGAATATAGTCTTCCATGTCATCACTGACAAAAAAACTTATGCTGGTATGCACTCATGGTTTGCTCTAAATCCAGCCACTCCTGCTATAGTTGAGGTCAGAGGCATTCACCAGTTTGACTGGTTGACGAGAGAAAATGTTCCAGTACTTGAAGCAGTAGAAAATCAAAATGGGATCAGGAATTACTACCATGGGAATCATTTTGCGGGAACCAATCTCAGTGATACCAATCCATATAAATTTGCCTCAAAATTGCAGGCTAGAAGTCCAAAGTATATATCTTTACTCAACCATCTCCGCATTTACATACCCGAGGTAAGTTGGATTCAACAATTATACTCTTTCTGTCTTCTTTCTATGTTGGTCAGAATATTTGTCTGTAAGTTCTGCATTTCAAGCTCATAAAAGCTTCTTACCTGAATTTGCAGTGGCAAAAGTGGCTTGTCATTACTGAATCTCTCTGAATTCTCacgaattataataattaaagagaACATGAAAGCTATCTGTTAAAAGATGCAGAATTATGTTGAACTATTTCAAGTAAAATGCTTGGcccaaattatttttcaaaatgggggttaattaataaaagaaacatatGGCATGAAATGAGTGGAGGCATGATTCCTCCCATGGCAGCAGGTATTGATGCTGCTGCAAATAGATAATTGTAACTTATGGAATATTTGCATTGCTTTCATTAGCATTTAGCACTTATGTACCATTTTTATATGAGCCAATTTGAGCACATGAACATTTTATGTTGGAGAAATTTTCCATCTCTTATTTATGCTGATTGTGTTTCCATTATGTGTGTTGAACAGCTTTTCCCAAACCTTGACAAGGTGGTTTTTCTGGATGATGATGTTGTAGTTCAACGTGACTTGTCTCCACTCTGGGAAATTGATATGAATGGAAAAGTTAATGGAGCTGTGGAAACTTGCAGAGGGAACGATCAGTGGGTAATGTCTAAGCATTTTAGGAACTACTTCAATTTTTCCCATCCCCTCATTGCAGAACATTTGGATCCTGATGAGTGTGCTTGGGCTTATGGGATGAATTTATTTGATCTGCGTACGTGGAGAACAACAAACATAAGAGAGACATATCATACCTGGCTGAAAGAGGTAAAGTCATATATACTCAAACTAATACAATCcattaatttgaatttctagcaaattctgaattttaaattaatgctGTCGTACTGATTCAAATATCTACGCacgtgcatatatatatatatatatatatatatatatatatatatatttgtgtgtgGGTGTTGAATAAACCATCACTTTCATCCACAATTTATTACCCTGTCTCCCAAGTAATCcctaaagtaataaaattaatcCCTGAAATATTGAATATACATCACTTTAATCCTTAAGTTGGTGGATTTCAGTAAAGTTTAGGGACCAGTTTGACaggttttttaaatattagaggGACTACTTGACACTATTTCTAATACTTCCAAGACTATCTAAATAGTATTTTATTACTTTGGGGACTACTTAGGAGAAAGGGTAATACTTGAAGGTTAAAATTGGTGGTTTTCTCTCTctacatgtgtgtgtgtgtgtgcatgtatataaatatgtgtgtgtgtgtgtgtgtgtatgcatTAGGTGGTAGTATGAGAACATATGTGATTAGTTTCTTATGTTCTATTATGTATGACAGAATCTAAGGTCGAACCTGACGATGTGGAAGCTTGGAACCCTACCCCCTgctttgattgcattcaaaggtCATGTTCACCCAATTGACCCCTCTTGGCACATGCTTGGCTTGGGTTATCAGAACAAAACCGACATCGAGAGTGTGAGGAAGGCTGCTGTTATTCATTTCAATGGCCAGTCAAAACCGTGGCTGCAAATTGGCTTTGATCATCTTAGGCCATTTTGGAACAAGTATGTCAATTATACAAATGATTTTGTTAGGAACTGTCACATCTTGGATTCATAGTCTGCCATGAGATGCACTATGGTTAGAAAGAAAAAGTGCATGAATTCGAAAGGGACGAGTAAATACATGTTTCATCTAAAATTTTGCGGCTTGAGAAGGAAATATAAAATTGGTTGAGAGGGCAAAGTGATCAGTACATAGTGGGTGGAAAATTTGCTGCCACCCCCTAACATTTTTGCACACACAATTGCCATCCTGGCATGGCCTTAAGAATCAAACAGTCTTGTGACATACAAACACGTCCTATATTTTTGGTTGGTGAAAGGATATACTATTATTGGTCTTATGTGGGGCTACTATATCAAAAATTCCTTAGTGAATGTTGGA encodes the following:
- the LOC114400236 gene encoding probable galacturonosyltransferase 13 isoform X2; translation: MQLHFSPSMRSITISSKNGFIDLMKIKVAACHISYRTLFHTILILAFLLPFVFILTALVTLEGVNKCSSFDCLGRRLGPKLLGRVDDPARLVRDFYNILNEVKTREIPSALELPDSFDQLVSDMKSNQYDAKTFAFMLRGMMQKFEREIRESKFSELMNKHFAASSVPKGIHCLSLRLTDEYSSNAHARKQLPPPELLPTLSDNSYHHFIVSTDNILAASVVVTSTVQSSQKPENIVFHVITDKKTYAGMHSWFALNPATPAIVEVRGIHQFDWLTRENVPVLEAVENQNGIRNYYHGNHFAGTNLSDTNPYKFASKLQARSPKYISLLNHLRIYIPELFPNLDKVVFLDDDVVVQRDLSPLWEIDMNGKVNGAVETCRGNDQWVMSKHFRNYFNFSHPLIAEHLDPDECAWAYGMNLFDLRTWRTTNIRETYHTWLKENLRSNLTMWKLGTLPPALIAFKGHVHPIDPSWHMLGLGYQNKTDIESVRKAAVIHFNGQSKPWLQIGFDHLRPFWNKYVNYTNDFVRNCHILDS
- the LOC114400236 gene encoding probable galacturonosyltransferase 13 isoform X5, with translation MKSNQYDAKTFAFMLRGMMQKFEREIRESKFSELMNKHFAASSVPKGIHCLSLRLTDEYSSNAHARKQLPPPELLPTLSDNSYHHFIVSTDNILAASVVVTSTVQSSQKPENIVFHVITDKKTYAGMHSWFALNPATPAIVEVRGIHQFDWLTRENVPVLEAVENQNGIRNYYHGNHFAGTNLSDTNPYKFASKLQARSPKYISLLNHLRIYIPELFPNLDKVVFLDDDVVVQRDLSPLWEIDMNGKVNGAVETCRGNDQWVMSKHFRNYFNFSHPLIAEHLDPDECAWAYGMNLFDLRTWRTTNIRETYHTWLKENLRSNLTMWKLGTLPPALIAFKGHVHPIDPSWHMLGLGYQNKTDIESVRKAAVIHFNGQSKPWLQIGFDHLRPFWNKYVNYTNDFVRNCHILDS
- the LOC114400236 gene encoding probable galacturonosyltransferase 14 isoform X4; its protein translation is MQLHFSPSMRSITISSKNGFIDLMKIKVAACHISYRTLFHTILILAFLLPFVFILTALVTLEDCLGRRLGPKLLGRVDDPARLVRDFYNILNEVKTREIPSALELPDSFDQLVSDMKSNQYDAKTFAFMLRGMMQKFEREIRESKFSELMNKHFAASSVPKGIHCLSLRLTDEYSSNAHARKQLPPPELLPTLSDNSYHHFIVSTDNILAASVVVTSTVQSSQKPENIVFHVITDKKTYAGMHSWFALNPATPAIVEVRGIHQFDWLTRENVPVLEAVENQNGIRNYYHGNHFAGTNLSDTNPYKFASKLQARSPKYISLLNHLRIYIPELFPNLDKVVFLDDDVVVQRDLSPLWEIDMNGKVNGAVETCRGNDQWVMSKHFRNYFNFSHPLIAEHLDPDECAWAYGMNLFDLRTWRTTNIRETYHTWLKENLRSNLTMWKLGTLPPALIAFKGHVHPIDPSWHMLGLGYQNKTDIESVRKAAVIHFNGQSKPWLQIGFDHLRPFWNKYVNYTNDFVRNCHILDS
- the LOC114400236 gene encoding probable galacturonosyltransferase 13 isoform X1; its protein translation is MQLHFSPSMRSITISSKNGFIDLMKIKVAACHISYRTLFHTILILAFLLPFVFILTALVTLEGVNKCSSFDCLGRRLGPKLLGRVDDPAQRLVRDFYNILNEVKTREIPSALELPDSFDQLVSDMKSNQYDAKTFAFMLRGMMQKFEREIRESKFSELMNKHFAASSVPKGIHCLSLRLTDEYSSNAHARKQLPPPELLPTLSDNSYHHFIVSTDNILAASVVVTSTVQSSQKPENIVFHVITDKKTYAGMHSWFALNPATPAIVEVRGIHQFDWLTRENVPVLEAVENQNGIRNYYHGNHFAGTNLSDTNPYKFASKLQARSPKYISLLNHLRIYIPELFPNLDKVVFLDDDVVVQRDLSPLWEIDMNGKVNGAVETCRGNDQWVMSKHFRNYFNFSHPLIAEHLDPDECAWAYGMNLFDLRTWRTTNIRETYHTWLKENLRSNLTMWKLGTLPPALIAFKGHVHPIDPSWHMLGLGYQNKTDIESVRKAAVIHFNGQSKPWLQIGFDHLRPFWNKYVNYTNDFVRNCHILDS
- the LOC114400236 gene encoding probable galacturonosyltransferase 13 isoform X3, with product MQLHFSPSMRSITISSKNGFIDLMKIKVAACHISYRTLFHTILILAFLLPFVFILTALVTLEDCLGRRLGPKLLGRVDDPAQRLVRDFYNILNEVKTREIPSALELPDSFDQLVSDMKSNQYDAKTFAFMLRGMMQKFEREIRESKFSELMNKHFAASSVPKGIHCLSLRLTDEYSSNAHARKQLPPPELLPTLSDNSYHHFIVSTDNILAASVVVTSTVQSSQKPENIVFHVITDKKTYAGMHSWFALNPATPAIVEVRGIHQFDWLTRENVPVLEAVENQNGIRNYYHGNHFAGTNLSDTNPYKFASKLQARSPKYISLLNHLRIYIPELFPNLDKVVFLDDDVVVQRDLSPLWEIDMNGKVNGAVETCRGNDQWVMSKHFRNYFNFSHPLIAEHLDPDECAWAYGMNLFDLRTWRTTNIRETYHTWLKENLRSNLTMWKLGTLPPALIAFKGHVHPIDPSWHMLGLGYQNKTDIESVRKAAVIHFNGQSKPWLQIGFDHLRPFWNKYVNYTNDFVRNCHILDS